The DNA window TGTGGTGTAATTGTTGAATTCAATTACTTGTGCATATATGTAACCATTTTATGCTTTTGCGCGTACATGGTGAAAGGATTTCATCTGCTAAATATCCCTGTACTATTTTGGTAGAAGGTTTCAGGTTTGAAAAATTCTGTTGAAGACCTGGAATTTATGCTTGTAAGGAAATTTGTGCAGATTGAACGATCACAGGTTGGACTGTTTTGCAAGTTTGAGCCATTTGAAGGTCCAGACTGCGTCATTGTAAAAATCAAGCTGAGGGGTGGTGATTTAAATGAAACATATAATTGTTAACGAAGGTATGGTAAGTAGCACCTTGTGTTTTTATAGCTGAAGACAAGTGGGTACAGTGCTTGATGCTCCGTGTAGCACTTTTTGAAGCTCTAGATTTAGGGTGCGTTTTTGTGAATTAAGTGAGGCCAAAGCACACGAAAGATCTTCTCGGAAGACCAAAAACGCTTCCAATTACAATTATTATGTctttttagaaaagaaaaagaaggaaaatgaaaaagtcatcacaattgtttttttttttaatccattACTAGCACGCTTTTAATCACGTCACACAACACACATTCTCGTAGATATCGACAGCAAAGCCACAGCCCAGAGTGCACATTTTACTAGTCGACAACTTGATTAgattttaacccaaaaaaaaaaaacaaaaacgaCTTTGATTAGATTAACGTCCCTTGCTTACGCTGCACCGACTGCCCTGTCAAAATCCACCCAGCCGGGCCAGAACAGAACTCACACAACCCCACCAGTCCCGCGTCCCAAAACCAGCAGGGGAGGAAGCCGAGGAAATGGAAGCAGAGGAGAGCAACGGTGAGAAGGAGGTGACGACAGTGCCACTTTCTGAAGTGGTGTCGGAGTGCGTCAAAAGGTGGTTTAGTGACACCCTCAAAGAGGCCAAAGCCGGAGATGTTAATATGCAGGTTTTGGTGGGTCAGATGTACTTTAACGGCTACGGTGTTACCCGGGATGCCCAAAAGGTACTCTCTACTATGGCTGTCACTATTTTCGGGGCCTTTTTTCCCaagttctttttctctttttttccccttcggTTGCTTATCAGTGGTTTGACTTTGTTATTCGTCGTCCTTGTTATTCTGATGTTGGAGGTTGTAAACCAGTTCTGATGCTGCTGAAGAAAAGCTGAGCGAAGTTCGGGAGGGGGGATGTACTTTTTTGGCCAACAATTAGGGAATTAATCTTTGTAATATATTTTGCCATCATGATATTTGGAATTtgggttttcacttttctttgaCATTGTTAGATAGTTTAATTTATATGGGTTTGCATATGCAGTAATTGTTGCCTTTTCCTTTTGAACGAGTAAATGGACTGTCAAGAAGAATAACCTTAAATGTTAGATGAATGCGTTAACgattcagtttttttttttgtgttttagaAGATTTATTTTGCAGTAGCCGCGTTTGGAATTGGCTTTGTTGCATTGCTTGAGCACCATAAAGGTGTAAAGTTTATTTTATCTATTTAAAgttcttttgatttctttgGTTGAATCGCAAAATACTCAGTTTAAATTTTGTACACCCAAAATATGTACGCTTCTTCAAAATACTCAGTTTAAATTTTGTATACCCAAAATGTGTATGCTTCTTCTCCCTGATCCTGCATTTACTTTCTCGGTTTTATGTCTCATTTTCAGCGCTCTGTATGCCTTTC is part of the Coffea eugenioides isolate CCC68of chromosome 6, Ceug_1.0, whole genome shotgun sequence genome and encodes:
- the LOC113774900 gene encoding uncharacterized protein LOC113774900, which encodes MEAEESNGEKEVTTVPLSEVVSECVKRWFSDTLKEAKAGDVNMQVLVGQMYFNGYGVTRDAQKGGIWMRRASRVRSSVWKVSNKRPGYNASDSDSEELIG